The following DNA comes from Rhodanobacteraceae bacterium.
ACCAGATGCCGGGTGTAGGCCACCCCCGCGGTATTCAGGCGCTCGCAGGTCGCGGCGGTCTGCTCGATACCGTTCGCCTCCAGTTGGCGGTCGGCGGCTTCCTTGCCAATGAAGGGATGCACCCACAGCAGGTGCACCGCGCACGGCCACCGATAGACCTGCTGCCATTGGATGATCTGATCGGCCAGCGCCAGGCTGACATCGGTGCCATCGATGGCCACCACGATCCGCGGCAGATCGGTGGCCACGGCCGCACCAAAATGCTGGCTGACCGCGATCAGGCGCTCGATGTCATCACGCTCCTCGCGGCGCTCGCCATCATGCTCGGGCAGGTGAAGGATGGGACTGGTCATCGATGGCTCACTCCTGGATGTTCGACAGCTTATTGCGCGTTGACCCGTTGCGCTTCGAGCAGACTGTCCAGCTGTCCGGCGCGATCGCGGGTGATGTTGGCCAGGGCCTCGGCGTGCATCGGTTGGAACATGGTGCCCGACATGGCGCCATAGGCCGTGTCCAGTGCCTTGTATTCGGCATCGCGAAAGGCTAGCCATTTCCGCTGCGAGATGCGCAGTTGTTCCTTCGCCTCCGGTCCGAGCTCTGCCATCAGTTCACGCCAAAGCCGATTGAGCTCCCGGTCCCAGGCCGCCTGGGATTGATCAATGCAGCGACGCATGCCCTGCGTGCTCATGCCCTCGGGCGTTTCCATGCAGCGCGTGAGTTCGGCTTCGATCGGATGCTGGTCGGGGAAGGCGTCGTTGGCAAAGACCAGCGCCGGGGACAGAGTCAGTACCGAGACTGCGAGCCAGGAACAAAAGCGTGGCAGGGGATGGGCGATGGAGCGGGGCAGGGGGCGGGGGGCACGGGGCAGGGGAAGAGCCGCGCCTGGGTGGTGCTTGTTTGCCTCTTGTCCGGAAAGCGTTCTTGAACTGTGGTCAATCATGTTCTCTGCCTCGTATGCAAAAACATGGCGTCATTGCGAGGAGCGCAGCGACGAAGCAATCCTGTGTCTCGCGACCTGCATCTGGATTGCTTCGCTTCGCTCGCAATGACGCTTCCGATGAGAGCATTTCCCGAGTCCCGAGTCCCGAGTCCCGAGTCCCGAGTCCCGAGTCCCGAGTCCCGTGCCCCATCATTCACTTCTTCTTCGGGATGTACAGATCCGTGATCGTGCCCTCATACACTTCGGCCGCCATGCCCACCGATTCGCTCAGGGTGGGGTGCGGATGGATGGTCAGACCGATGTCGGCTGCATCGCAGCCCATTTCGATGGCCAGCGCGGCTTCGCTGATCAGGTCGCCAGCGTTGGGGCCGACGATGCCGGCGCCGACGATCTTGTGTGAGGCCTCATCGAAGATCAGTTTGGTGAAACCTTCGGTGCGATTGATGCCGATGGCGCGGCCGCTGGCGGCGTAGGGGAATTTGCCCACGCCCACCTTCATGCCCTTGGCCTTGGCTTCGCTCTCGGTGACACCCACCCAGGCGATCTCCGGATCGGTATAGGCCACGCTGGGGATCACACGGGCAACAAACTCGCTGTTCTGACCGGCGATCACTTCGGCGGCCACCTTGCCCTCATGAGTGGCCTTGTGGGCCAGCATCGGCTGGCCGACGATGTCGCCAATGGCGAAGATGTGCGGCACATTGGTGCGCATCTGCTTGTCGACGGCGATGAAGCCGCGATCGCTGACCGCCACGCCGG
Coding sequences within:
- a CDS encoding universal stress protein, encoding MTSPILHLPEHDGERREERDDIERLIAVSQHFGAAVATDLPRIVVAIDGTDVSLALADQIIQWQQVYRWPCAVHLLWVHPFIGKEAADRQLEANGIEQTAATCERLNTAGVAYTRHLVMGNPAACILRRSVEIKASMILMGTRGQGPLGSALLGSVANRVTQETEIPVTLVRA
- a CDS encoding DUF1311 domain-containing protein, with amino-acid sequence MSTQGMRRCIDQSQAAWDRELNRLWRELMAELGPEAKEQLRISQRKWLAFRDAEYKALDTAYGAMSGTMFQPMHAEALANITRDRAGQLDSLLEAQRVNAQ